From the genome of Thermoanaerobaculales bacterium, one region includes:
- a CDS encoding glycosyltransferase family 39 protein, protein MGEATAAPSLLDRLLRPGRTSPRDVAVDLIWLLGLGLLLMGAGIGLRDPWPADEPRFALVAQDMLRSSDWLIPRIGGDTYADKPPAFFWLMAGSMAATGSLRIGFLLPSLLSGLGTLVLVYDLLRRLRGREAALAGGLLLLLTFQFVWQARLAQIDATLCVLTTLSLYGLLRHLAVGPAHGWYLAGWAAAGLGVITKGVGFLPLLILVPFALLVRRGWPAAARAGWLWLIGLLCMLAAIGLWLAPMLAASASSPELAAYRDEILLRQTVTRYAEAWHHNEPFWYYPVSVIPLLWLPLIALVPWLWPRWRQAVRERDTVVVSLLAWVVVVVLFFSLSSGKRGVYVLPALPALAMAAAPWLPELLRSRGTRRLAFVLASLLTGVVTALAAAVVAGAPFTARIAAEYGEQPVWPLALMAAAAVVALAVLRVRDGWLAYGGVLAAVLVVIGLAIAPRIDAVRSCRAFMERVEQASAGIAELGLAGAKEQYLLQARRPLTTFGHARWWEKEAEAADAAAWLAAGEGRGLLIGSVGREACFPDAPAVDLGRANREHWFLLTGPPDAACVARGDLGRAIHYLPARATRPDGSHLVSSRRP, encoded by the coding sequence ATGGGCGAGGCAACGGCTGCGCCGTCGCTGCTCGACCGCCTGCTGCGGCCGGGCCGCACCTCGCCGCGGGACGTCGCCGTCGACCTGATCTGGCTGCTCGGCCTCGGCCTGCTGCTGATGGGCGCGGGCATCGGGCTGCGCGACCCCTGGCCGGCCGACGAGCCGCGCTTCGCGCTGGTCGCCCAGGACATGCTGCGCTCCTCCGACTGGTTGATCCCGCGGATCGGCGGCGACACCTATGCCGACAAGCCGCCAGCTTTCTTCTGGCTGATGGCAGGCTCGATGGCGGCCACCGGCTCGCTCAGAATCGGCTTCCTGCTGCCGTCGCTGCTCTCAGGCCTCGGCACGCTGGTCCTCGTCTATGACCTGCTGCGGCGGCTGCGGGGCCGCGAGGCGGCGCTGGCCGGCGGGCTCCTGCTGCTGCTGACCTTCCAGTTCGTGTGGCAGGCGCGGCTCGCCCAGATCGACGCCACGCTGTGCGTGCTGACGACGCTGAGCCTCTACGGCCTGCTGCGGCACCTCGCCGTCGGTCCGGCGCACGGCTGGTATCTGGCCGGCTGGGCCGCGGCGGGCCTCGGCGTCATCACCAAGGGCGTCGGCTTCCTCCCGCTGCTGATCCTCGTGCCCTTCGCCCTGCTCGTCCGGCGCGGCTGGCCCGCTGCCGCTCGTGCCGGATGGCTGTGGTTGATCGGCCTGCTGTGCATGCTGGCGGCGATCGGCCTGTGGCTGGCGCCGATGCTGGCGGCGAGCGCGTCGAGCCCCGAGCTCGCCGCCTACCGCGACGAGATCCTGCTGCGCCAGACCGTCACCCGCTACGCCGAGGCCTGGCACCACAACGAGCCGTTCTGGTACTACCCGGTCTCGGTCATCCCGCTGCTCTGGCTGCCGCTCATCGCCCTCGTGCCCTGGCTGTGGCCGCGGTGGCGACAGGCGGTGCGCGAGCGCGACACCGTGGTGGTCTCTCTGCTCGCCTGGGTGGTCGTGGTCGTGCTGTTCTTCTCCTTGAGCTCGGGCAAGCGCGGCGTCTACGTGCTGCCGGCGCTGCCGGCGCTGGCCATGGCTGCCGCACCCTGGCTGCCCGAGCTGCTGCGGTCGCGCGGCACTCGCCGGCTCGCCTTCGTGCTCGCGTCGCTGCTCACCGGAGTGGTGACGGCGTTGGCGGCGGCCGTGGTTGCCGGCGCTCCGTTCACGGCGCGCATCGCTGCCGAGTACGGCGAGCAGCCGGTGTGGCCGCTCGCGCTGATGGCGGCGGCCGCGGTCGTTGCGCTCGCGGTGCTCCGGGTGCGCGACGGCTGGCTCGCCTACGGCGGAGTGCTCGCCGCGGTCCTGGTCGTGATCGGCCTCGCGATCGCCCCGCGGATCGACGCCGTCCGCTCGTGCCGGGCGTTCATGGAGCGGGTCGAGCAGGCGAGCGCAGGGATCGCCGAGCTCGGGCTGGCGGGCGCCAAGGAGCAGTACCTGCTGCAGGCACGGCGCCCGTTGACAACCTTCGGCCACGCCCGCTGGTGGGAGAAGGAGGCCGAGGCGGCCGACGCCGCGGCCTGGCTCGCGGCCGGCGAGGGCAGGGGGCTGCTGATCGGCAGCGTGGGCCGCGAGGCCTGCTTCCCCGACGCCCCGGCGGTCGACCTCGGCCGGGCCAACCGCGAGCACTGGTTCCTGCTGACCGGGCCGCCGGACGCGGCGTGCGTCGCCCGCGGCGACCTCGGCCGGGCCATCCACTACCTGCCGGCCCGGGCGACCCGACCCGACGGGTCGCATCTCGTCTCCTCGCGGCGTCCTTGA
- a CDS encoding NifB/NifX family molybdenum-iron cluster-binding protein — translation MGDRFSDHFGGADAFALYSVDTERRTVEGRQVLFPPEHGHGVYPMWLRQLGATVVLAGGMGPRASGMLTQHGIEVVLGVQGDDPDALVRSYLDGNLVAGGEPCHDHGFHDCGHHSPGEGGCGGHHDD, via the coding sequence ATGGGTGACAGATTCAGCGACCACTTCGGGGGCGCCGACGCCTTCGCGCTCTACAGCGTCGACACGGAGCGCCGGACGGTCGAGGGACGACAGGTGCTCTTCCCGCCGGAGCACGGGCACGGCGTCTACCCGATGTGGCTGCGGCAGCTCGGCGCCACGGTGGTGCTGGCCGGCGGCATGGGCCCCCGCGCGAGCGGGATGCTCACGCAGCACGGCATCGAGGTCGTGCTCGGCGTCCAGGGCGACGACCCTGACGCGCTGGTCCGCTCCTACCTCGACGGGAACCTCGTCGCGGGCGGCGAGCCCTGTCACGACCATGGCTTCCACGACTGCGGGCACCACTCTCCCGGCGAGGGCGGGTGCGGCGGTCATCACGACGACTGA
- a CDS encoding DUF134 domain-containing protein has protein sequence MARPEKLRRVGCPGGFRGFKPIGRPAAELNVEVLRLDELEALRLADLEGLYQEAAAERMGVSRATFARILERARATVTRALIHETLLVTGEGPVVASPGGPLPCPIHGFDRRRGRGCCCRHPGRHGQRGPRPL, from the coding sequence ATGGCGCGACCGGAGAAGCTCAGGCGGGTCGGATGCCCCGGTGGTTTCCGGGGCTTCAAGCCGATCGGGCGTCCGGCCGCCGAGCTCAACGTCGAGGTCCTGCGTCTCGACGAGCTCGAGGCGTTGCGCCTCGCCGACCTCGAGGGGCTCTACCAGGAGGCGGCCGCCGAGCGGATGGGCGTGTCCCGCGCCACCTTCGCCCGCATCCTCGAGCGCGCCCGGGCCACCGTCACCCGAGCGTTGATCCACGAGACGCTGCTGGTCACCGGCGAGGGGCCGGTGGTGGCGTCACCCGGCGGCCCACTGCCGTGCCCGATCCACGGCTTCGATCGGCGGCGCGGCCGCGGCTGCTGCTGCCGACACCCCGGGCGCCACGGGCAGCGCGGCCCTCGGCCGCTCTGA
- a CDS encoding heme-binding domain-containing protein, giving the protein MRRTILILVGALIVILIAIQLVPVDRSNPPVVADFEEPPAVRAVLRASCYDCHSHETSWPWYSRVAPVSWLVAHDIEEGRDHLNFSMWGSYDQKRRAKLAEEMWEEVEEGAMPLKMYLLAHPDARLSEAAKATLRDWSLASHGSGS; this is encoded by the coding sequence ATGAGACGAACGATCCTCATCCTCGTGGGCGCCCTCATCGTCATCCTCATCGCGATCCAGCTGGTGCCCGTCGACCGCTCGAACCCACCGGTGGTGGCCGACTTCGAGGAACCGCCCGCGGTGCGGGCGGTGCTCAGGGCCTCGTGCTACGACTGCCACTCGCACGAGACGAGCTGGCCATGGTACAGCCGCGTCGCACCGGTCTCGTGGCTGGTCGCCCACGACATCGAGGAGGGGCGCGACCACCTCAACTTCTCAATGTGGGGCAGCTACGACCAGAAGCGCCGGGCGAAGCTCGCCGAGGAGATGTGGGAGGAGGTCGAGGAGGGCGCCATGCCGCTCAAGATGTACCTCCTCGCCCACCCCGACGCCCGGCTGAGCGAGGCCGCCAAGGCGACCCTGCGTGACTGGTCGCTCGCCTCCCACGGCTCGGGCAGCTGA